In one window of Pseudomonas putida DNA:
- a CDS encoding mechanosensitive ion channel family protein encodes MELDLWTQSLVTAMTALWTKVANFIPNLFGALVVVLLGFVVAKLLDTLLSKLLAKFGLDRLMSGTGLTKMLGRVGIQVPISTLIGKIVYWFILLIFLVSAAESLGLERVSATLDMLALYLPKVFGAALVLLAGVLLAQLVNGLVRGAAEGIGLEYAAGVGRIAQGLVIIIAISVAISQLEVKTDLLNHVIVIGLITVGLAVALAMGLGSREIAGQILAGIYVRELYQVGQQVRIGEVEGHIEEIGTVKTTLLTDDGELVSLSNRVLLEQRVNSR; translated from the coding sequence ATGGAACTCGATCTCTGGACCCAGAGCCTGGTCACCGCCATGACTGCCCTTTGGACCAAGGTGGCGAACTTCATCCCCAACCTGTTCGGCGCGCTGGTCGTGGTGCTGCTCGGTTTCGTGGTGGCCAAGCTGCTCGACACACTGCTGTCCAAGCTGCTCGCCAAGTTCGGTCTCGACCGCCTGATGAGCGGGACCGGGCTGACCAAGATGCTCGGCCGGGTCGGTATCCAGGTGCCGATCTCGACCTTGATCGGCAAGATCGTCTACTGGTTCATCCTGCTGATTTTCCTGGTTTCCGCCGCCGAATCGCTGGGCCTGGAGCGGGTTTCCGCCACCCTCGACATGCTTGCCCTCTACCTGCCCAAAGTATTTGGTGCGGCGCTGGTATTGCTGGCCGGTGTACTGCTGGCGCAGCTGGTCAACGGCCTGGTGCGCGGCGCTGCCGAAGGCATCGGCCTGGAATACGCAGCGGGCGTCGGGCGCATTGCCCAGGGGCTGGTCATCATCATCGCGATCTCGGTGGCGATCAGCCAGCTTGAGGTCAAGACCGACTTGCTCAACCATGTGATCGTCATCGGACTGATTACCGTTGGTCTGGCCGTGGCCTTGGCAATGGGCCTGGGCAGCCGGGAAATCGCCGGACAGATCCTTGCCGGGATCTACGTGCGCGAGTTGTATCAGGTTGGCCAGCAGGTGCGGATTGGAGAGGTCGAAGGGCATATCGAAGAGATCGGGACGGTCAAGACGACGCTGCTGACCGATGATGGCGAGTTGGTGTCGCTGTCCAATCGGGTGCTGCTCGAGCAGCGCGTCAATAGCCGCTAA
- the sigX gene encoding RNA polymerase sigma factor SigX, whose translation MNKVYSPPMRYDPRELTDEELVARSHEELFHVTRAYEELMRRYQRTLFNVCARYLGNDRDADDVCQEVMLKVLYGLKNFEGKSKFKTWLYSITYNECITQYRKERRKRRLMDALSLDPVEEASEDKAPKAEEKGGLDKWLVYVNPIDREILVLRFVAELEFQEIADIMHMGLSATKMRYKRALDKLREKFADSVET comes from the coding sequence TTGAATAAAGTCTATTCGCCGCCCATGCGTTACGACCCCCGCGAGCTCACCGACGAGGAGTTGGTGGCGCGTTCGCATGAGGAGCTGTTTCATGTTACCCGCGCCTATGAGGAGCTCATGCGGCGCTACCAACGGACCCTGTTCAACGTCTGTGCACGTTATCTGGGGAACGATCGGGATGCTGACGATGTCTGTCAGGAGGTCATGCTGAAAGTGTTGTACGGCCTGAAGAATTTCGAGGGCAAATCGAAGTTCAAGACCTGGCTCTACAGCATCACCTACAACGAATGTATCACCCAGTACCGCAAGGAGCGTCGCAAGAGAAGGTTGATGGATGCCCTGAGCCTGGACCCCGTCGAAGAGGCGTCCGAGGACAAGGCTCCGAAAGCTGAAGAAAAAGGCGGGCTGGATAAATGGCTGGTGTATGTGAACCCGATCGACCGGGAGATTCTGGTGCTACGTTTTGTCGCAGAGCTGGAGTTTCAGGAGATCGCCGACATCATGCACATGGGCCTGAGCGCCACGAAAATGCGTTACAAGCGTGCGCTCGACAAGCTTCGTGAGAAATTTGCGGACTCGGTTGAAACTTAG